In the genome of Leeuwenhoekiella sp. MAR_2009_132, one region contains:
- a CDS encoding DUF2911 domain-containing protein, protein MKSLIISSFLLAFLVMGNTVNAQKFSELDKSPLDIAMFRGQDKAPRVRVIYSRPQRKGRDVFATKDGLQKYGEVWRTGANESTEIKFYKDMMLGDKKVVAGTYTLFTIPGEKEWTVILNKDLDTWGAYGYKEERDLVRFTTPVHKTAAPIESFSISFQPTEAGSDMFLGWDDTYIQIPVEEIQ, encoded by the coding sequence ATGAAATCTCTTATAATCAGCAGTTTTTTGCTTGCATTTTTAGTAATGGGCAATACGGTAAACGCTCAAAAATTTAGTGAATTAGATAAAAGTCCATTAGACATTGCAATGTTTAGAGGGCAGGATAAAGCTCCTAGAGTACGTGTTATTTACAGCAGACCTCAACGTAAAGGACGTGATGTTTTTGCAACTAAAGATGGTTTACAGAAATACGGTGAGGTATGGCGCACCGGTGCTAATGAATCTACAGAGATTAAATTCTATAAAGATATGATGCTGGGCGACAAAAAAGTTGTTGCAGGTACTTACACACTATTTACCATACCAGGAGAAAAAGAATGGACTGTAATACTAAATAAAGATCTAGACACCTGGGGAGCTTACGGTTATAAAGAAGAACGCGACCTGGTACGTTTTACAACGCCAGTTCATAAAACAGCTGCTCCTATTGAGTCATTCTCAATATCTTTTCAACCTACGGAAGCAGGTTCTGACATGTTTTTAGGGTGGGATGACACGTATATACAAATACCAGTTGAAGAAATTCAATAA
- a CDS encoding 7-carboxy-7-deazaguanine synthase QueE, with amino-acid sequence MTKEAIATRVKLGELLPLMEEFYTIQGEGAHTGTPAYFIRVGGCDVGCHWCDVKESWDAAIHPPTEAAAIVANAVKYSKTIVITGGEPLMWDMEHLTSLLKAEGLKVHIETSGAYELSGHWDWICLSPKKRMLPKPRIYKEAHELKVIIFNKSDFAFAEEHAALANEDCELYLQSEWSVRDKMTPLIVDYVMANPKWKISLQTHKYLNIP; translated from the coding sequence ATGACAAAAGAGGCAATAGCAACCCGGGTAAAGCTGGGAGAATTACTTCCTTTAATGGAAGAGTTTTATACAATTCAGGGTGAAGGAGCACATACAGGTACACCGGCTTATTTTATACGGGTAGGTGGTTGTGATGTAGGCTGTCATTGGTGTGATGTAAAAGAAAGTTGGGATGCTGCAATACATCCTCCTACAGAAGCAGCTGCAATTGTAGCAAATGCAGTTAAGTATAGTAAAACCATTGTTATTACAGGGGGTGAACCACTAATGTGGGATATGGAGCATCTTACGAGTCTTCTCAAGGCAGAAGGCCTTAAGGTGCATATAGAAACCTCTGGCGCCTACGAGTTGAGTGGTCACTGGGATTGGATTTGTCTTTCTCCAAAAAAGCGCATGTTACCTAAACCGCGTATTTATAAAGAAGCGCACGAATTAAAAGTAATAATCTTTAATAAATCTGATTTCGCTTTTGCGGAAGAACATGCAGCCCTCGCAAATGAGGATTGTGAATTGTATTTACAATCAGAATGGAGTGTACGCGATAAAATGACGCCTTTAATAGTAGATTATGTAATGGCAAACCCCAAGTGGAAAATAAGTTTACAAACTCATAAATATCTTAATATACCGTAA